Genomic window (Gelria sp. Kuro-4):
TTTGAGCGGTTTTGCATCCCGGCTCCGGTGATCGGTGGTCTGGCCTTTTCTATTGTTGCTCTTCTCTTACGGCAGAGTCATCTTCTGGCCTTCAAGCTGGACACCACCGTACAGAGCCCGTTTATGATTGCCTTCTTTACTACCGTGGGCTTGGGTGGAAGCTTCAGCCTCCTCAAGAAGGGCGGAGTCGGCCTCATAATTTACTGGCTGGCCGCGGGCTTTATTGCCTGGAGTCAGAATGGCTTAGGGGTTCTTCTGGCGAAGCTGACGGGTGTGCACCCACTCTATGGCGTCATTTGCGGGGCCATCACCATGGAGGGAGGCCATGGGAGTGCGGCGGCCTTCGGCCCGGTGATTGAGGGCCTGGGGATCAAGGGAGCCACCACAGTGGGCATGGCCGCGGCCACGTTTGGGCTCATCTCTGGAGGGCTCTTGGGCGGGCCTGTGACCAAGTACCTGATCGAAAAGCACAACTTGGAAAACAAACAAAGCGGCGAGGCTTACGTCAGCCTGGCCGAGGCCCGGGGCATTACGAAAGAAGAACCGATTTCTGGAAATCGCGTTATGCAGACTCTGGGGATCATCCTTGTGGCCATGACGGTGGGTGCCATTGCCAGCAAATGGATTGAAAGCACCTTCAAGTTGGTGCTTCCCGGCTACGTGGGCGCCATGTTTGTTGCCGTAATCCTGCGTAACTTGAACGATCATTTTCGCCTGGTGCGCATTCACGAGCAAAGTGTGGACATGATCGGGGATGTAACGCTGGGCATCTTCCTTTCCATGGCCCTTATGACCCTCAAGCTTTGGGAGCTCTTCGACCTGGCTATTCCCATGCTTGTTATCCTTATCGGTCAGGTGGTTTGGATGGCTGTATTTACCATCTTCATTCTCTTCCCTCTGTTGGGTCGCGACTACGATGCTGCGGTGATGTGCGCCGGCATGTGCGGCCACGGGCTGGGAGCCACTCCGAACGCAGTGGCCAACATGAGTGCGGTTACCGAAAAGTACGGCCCGTCCACCAAGGCCTTTCTCATCGTTCCTTTGGTGGGTGCCTTCCTGATTGACCTTTTCGGGATTCCTTCCATCTTGACCTTCATCAACATCTTTAAGTAGTTCGAGGGGGCTGAAAACATGGCGCGTTTAGTGGAATGTGTTCCCAACTTCAGCGAAGGTCGGCGGCCGGAGGTTATTGAGGCCATCCTGGCGGAGATTCGCAGTATCCCAGGGGTGTTGCTCCTCGATGCCAAGTCTGACGCCAGCCACAACCGTACGGTGGTAACCTTTGTCGGCGAGCCGGAGGCAGCCAAGCAGGCCGCCTTTGCCGCCTGTGCCCGGGCCGCTCAGCTTATCAACATGCAAGAGCATCACGGTGAACACCCGCGCATCGGGGCCACGGACGTAATTCCGTTCATCCCAGTGACGGAGGTGACCATGGCCGAGTGCGTGGAACTGGCGCGCTCACTGGGGCGGGAAATCGCCGAGAAGCTGGGCATCCCGGTGTACCTGTACGAGGAAGCGTCCACCCGTCCCCATCTTAAGACCCTGCCGCAAATCCGCAAGGGTGAGTACGAAGGGCTTAAGGAGGCTGTTCATAATCCGGAGCGCTGGCCGGACTTTGGACCGCATGAGCTTCACCCCACCGCCGGCGCTACGGTGGTTGGAGCGCGGGAGTTCCTGATCGCCTTCAACGTGAACCTGGGCACGGACAATGTGGACGTGGCGAAGAAAATTGCCAAAGCCATCCGGGAGTCGAGCGGCGGATATAAGAATGTGAAAGCGCTGGGCGTCATGATCGAGGAGCGCGGACAGGCCCAGGTCACCATCAATATGTGCAACTACAGGACCGCACCGCTTTACCGCGTCTTTGAAACCATAAAGAGCGAGGCGGCGCGGTACGGAGTAAATGTGGTCGGAAGCGAGATCGTCGGGCTCACCCCGCTGGAAGCCCTGGTGGACGTGGCGGCCTTCTACCTCCGCCTGGAGGACTTCAAGCGGGAGCAGATCCTGGAGGAGCGGCTCTGGGAACAAGGAGAATAACTGAGATGTCGCGAAAAGGTGATTGCTGCCCCACATTACTTCTTTCCGCCGATACCTGCCCACGGTCCCAAAGGAGTGTTCCGGCTTGATTTCCGACATTGAGATCGCCCGGGCGGCTGGGCTTAAGCCGATCGAGGAGGCGGCCGCCGCCTTTGGTAGTGCGCCTGAAGAACTTGAACTTTACGGCCGGTACAAAGCCGAGGCAACTCCTCGGGTGTGGGGGCGCGTGAAAGACCGACCGGATTACGGGCCTTTTCTGGGGAAGAGATAGGGAGCGCGAGGTGAGGCTTCAGTGCTTGAAATGA
Coding sequences:
- the gltS gene encoding sodium/glutamate symporter, which gives rise to MELSTVDGLLTLKLGLVESTALAVLLLLWGYAVRRKVKVFERFCIPAPVIGGLAFSIVALLLRQSHLLAFKLDTTVQSPFMIAFFTTVGLGGSFSLLKKGGVGLIIYWLAAGFIAWSQNGLGVLLAKLTGVHPLYGVICGAITMEGGHGSAAAFGPVIEGLGIKGATTVGMAAATFGLISGGLLGGPVTKYLIEKHNLENKQSGEAYVSLAEARGITKEEPISGNRVMQTLGIILVAMTVGAIASKWIESTFKLVLPGYVGAMFVAVILRNLNDHFRLVRIHEQSVDMIGDVTLGIFLSMALMTLKLWELFDLAIPMLVILIGQVVWMAVFTIFILFPLLGRDYDAAVMCAGMCGHGLGATPNAVANMSAVTEKYGPSTKAFLIVPLVGAFLIDLFGIPSILTFINIFK
- a CDS encoding formate--tetrahydrofolate ligase; the encoded protein is MISDIEIARAAGLKPIEEAAAAFGSAPEELELYGRYKAEATPRVWGRVKDRPDYGPFLGKR
- the ftcD gene encoding glutamate formimidoyltransferase; protein product: MARLVECVPNFSEGRRPEVIEAILAEIRSIPGVLLLDAKSDASHNRTVVTFVGEPEAAKQAAFAACARAAQLINMQEHHGEHPRIGATDVIPFIPVTEVTMAECVELARSLGREIAEKLGIPVYLYEEASTRPHLKTLPQIRKGEYEGLKEAVHNPERWPDFGPHELHPTAGATVVGAREFLIAFNVNLGTDNVDVAKKIAKAIRESSGGYKNVKALGVMIEERGQAQVTINMCNYRTAPLYRVFETIKSEAARYGVNVVGSEIVGLTPLEALVDVAAFYLRLEDFKREQILEERLWEQGE